The DNA sequence ACTCGCTGAAGGGAGTGCCCCGGGGCTCGAAGAACGGCTCCGGCGCGATCATCAGGATGCGCATCGATACGAACGGGCAATTGTAGCATTCGTGCTACAGTGAAGGGTCCCGCCACCGGCATTGATGACCTTGCACGACGAACAGACGCGGCCGAACCGCGCCCGATCCCTCGCTCTCAGCGCGCTCAAGGCGATCGTCAGCATCGGACTCCTCGCGGTCCTCTTCTCGCGCGTCGACGTGTCGCGCCTGTGGGAGGTCGCCCGCCAGGCGTCGCCGGCCTGGCTGACGATGGCGCTGGGGTTGTATCTCGGGATGGTGCTGGCGAGCGCGGTGCGCTGGGGCGTGCTGCTGCGCGCGCAGCACGTGCGGCTGCCATTCAGCTTTCTCACCCAATCGTTTCTCGTCGCCACCTTCTTCAACAATTTCCTGCCCAGCAACATCGGCGGCGACGTCATCCGCATTGCCGACACCGCCCCTGCGGCCGGATCCAAGACGCTGGCGACCACGGTGGTGCTGATCGATCGCGGACTCGGGCTGCTCGGTCTCGCGCTGATGGCCGCGACCGGCGCCTCGCTGATGACGCGCGTGGCGCTCGATCCGGTCGGACCGGGCGTCCTCTGGGCCGGGTTCGGAATCGGCACCATCGTCGCCGCCCCGGCGCTGCTGATGCCGGAAAGCGCCACGAAGCTCCTGCAGCCGCTGCGGGTGTTTCACCAGGAATGGGTC is a window from the Vicinamibacterales bacterium genome containing:
- a CDS encoding lysylphosphatidylglycerol synthase transmembrane domain-containing protein — translated: MTLHDEQTRPNRARSLALSALKAIVSIGLLAVLFSRVDVSRLWEVARQASPAWLTMALGLYLGMVLASAVRWGVLLRAQHVRLPFSFLTQSFLVATFFNNFLPSNIGGDVIRIADTAPAAGSKTLATTVVLIDRGLGLLGLALMAATGASLMTRVALDPVGPGVLWAGFGIGTIVAAPALLMPESATKLLQPLRVFHQEWVDARIEKLTYALTRFKETPTALAVCFFGAVAVQGILVLFYLAIARSMNIPIGFAELAVIVPISFIVQMVPVSLNGFGVREATFGFYFTRLGLPLESALLVSFVGAALIMVFSLSGGVAYLRRSVVS